ACAAGTATCGGATAACGGCAGGGGAATGTCTAGAGAAGATTTGCAACTGTGTAGCTATGCCCACAGTACCAGCAAAATCCGCCAACGGGACGATCTTTGGCAGATTACCAGTCTCGGATTCCGTGGTGAAGCTTTGCACAGTATCGCACAGGTGGCGCGTCTGCGGGTTGCCAGTCGCCATGACGATGATTTAGGTTGTTATTGTCTTTACAATCACCAAGGCGAGCCGGATAATTTAGAAACGATTCCTATAGCTATCGGCACTATCGTCACGGTAGAGAATCTCTTTGGTAACTTTCCTGTGCGTCGTCAAGCTTTACCGTCAATTAACAAACAATTAAAGGATATACAGACTTTAATTCATAATTTTGCTCTCTGTCATCCCCATATTACTTGGCAGGTTTTCCAAGATCATCAAGATTGGTTACGCATCAGTCCGGGTAAAGATGCCAGTCAAATATTACCGCAATTAGTTAAATCTCTGCATTTTAACGATTTAGCAGCCCTAAAACTTGACTTAACGACTCCTGACGCAGAATTGGCTCAAATTGAATTAGTCATCGGTTTGCCCGATCGCATTTCTCGCCATCAACCGGATTGGGTTAGAATTGCTGTTAATGGGCGAATGGTGCGCTCATCGGAGTTAGAACAGGCAATATTTAAAGCTTTCGCTCGCACAGTCCCTAAAGATCGCTATCCCGTTTGTTTTCTCCATCTACATCTTAACCCCCGTTCGATCGATTGGAATCGTCACCCAGCCAAAGCGGAAATATACCTGCATAACCTCATTTTTTGGCAAGAACAGATAATTTCAGCCATAGACAAGGCGTTAGGACTAAATCCCGAACATATACCTGAAAAAGCGCAAAATCAGCGCGTCAGTCAAATTCTCAAGGCTGCCGAGGAAAAAAGCACCTATACAATAGGGGAAAAATCCAGGAAAAATCGGCTGGAATTAAAGGCATTAGCCCAAATTCACCAAACTTATATAGTTGCTGAACATCCTAACGGATTATGGTTAGTGGAACAACATATTGCCCATGAGCGGGTTTTGTACGAACGTTTAGAGGATAACTGGGAAATCGTGCCGTTAGATACTCCGATCATCTTAAATCAGTTAACTACTCGACAAGTCGAACAATTACAACGTTTAGGATTAGAAGTTGCTAGTTTTGGCGATCGCTCTTGGGCTATTCGTAGTATTCCTGTTCTACTAAAAGAGCGCGAGGATCGGGCCGATGCTTTACTAGAATTAAGTTTAGGGGGCGATTTACAAACCGCTCAGGTTGCTACCGCTTGCCGTAGTGCGATCCGCAATGGTACAGCTTTAAGTTTAGAAGAAATGCAGAATTTACTCGATGATTGGCAAAATACTCGTAATCCCCGCACCTGTCCCCACGGAAGACCGATTTACTTATCCTTAGAAGAAACCTCGCTCGCTCGCTTCTTCCGTCGTCATTGGGTAATCGGCAAAAGTCACGGCATTTAATCAGTTATCAGTGATCAGTTATCAGGATTCAGGATTCAGGAGTCAGGATTCAGGATTCAGGAGATTATTTTTATTTAGGGTTGGCTGAATAAATCTAAAAACCTTGTTGGATAAGGTTTTTAGACTTTTTTCCCTCAAAAAGTGCCGACCATTGGAGTGATCAGGGGGAAAATTCAGGTGCTTTTTCCCCGAAAATTAGGTAATTGACCTCCTCAAAATCGGTAAAACCCTACACCCTACACCCTACACCCACCAGCAAACTTTTTCAGCAGACCCTATTTATTCTCCTCTCCCTTCTCCCATCGGGTGAGATGCGTCTGATGACGCATCCTCTCTGTTTAGGTTTTCTTACATTTTGCTGAGAATACGCTGGACGATATCCATTCCTGTGAAGGCTTGCCAGCCAAAAAGACCTAAAATGACGGCATTAAGGGTAATATGGGTGATTCTAGCCAATTCGTTGCCTTTTTGCATTAAAGGTACTAAAGCGGCACTAATCGAGATTAAACCCA
This portion of the Microcystis aeruginosa NIES-2549 genome encodes:
- the mutL gene encoding DNA mismatch repair endonuclease MutL, whose product is MTLPIQVLPQDVIDLIAAGEVIDSLGAVVRELVENAIDAGADRITIDISPQNWRIQVSDNGRGMSREDLQLCSYAHSTSKIRQRDDLWQITSLGFRGEALHSIAQVARLRVASRHDDDLGCYCLYNHQGEPDNLETIPIAIGTIVTVENLFGNFPVRRQALPSINKQLKDIQTLIHNFALCHPHITWQVFQDHQDWLRISPGKDASQILPQLVKSLHFNDLAALKLDLTTPDAELAQIELVIGLPDRISRHQPDWVRIAVNGRMVRSSELEQAIFKAFARTVPKDRYPVCFLHLHLNPRSIDWNRHPAKAEIYLHNLIFWQEQIISAIDKALGLNPEHIPEKAQNQRVSQILKAAEEKSTYTIGEKSRKNRLELKALAQIHQTYIVAEHPNGLWLVEQHIAHERVLYERLEDNWEIVPLDTPIILNQLTTRQVEQLQRLGLEVASFGDRSWAIRSIPVLLKEREDRADALLELSLGGDLQTAQVATACRSAIRNGTALSLEEMQNLLDDWQNTRNPRTCPHGRPIYLSLEETSLARFFRRHWVIGKSHGI